The Muntiacus reevesi chromosome 5, mMunRee1.1, whole genome shotgun sequence genome segment AGGGTCCagctcccgcccccacccctatCCCCCTACAGCCGGCCTCCTCAGCGGCCCTTCTTACCGGGCAATCTCACACTTGCTGACCTCCAAGCCCCTCTTGGGCATGCTCCCCATGCCCCTCTGGGGCTCTTTGCTGGTGAATGTATTCAGGAAGTGGATGTAGGGGGGCTCGTCTGTGATCTCAAAGTACCGGATGCTGGAGTCGCCCTGGAGGGCGGGAGGGGCAGGGGTAAGCACCAGGGCCTGCCTCTCTTCtctaccaccccacccccatcctgcccGGCCCCACCTTGCCGCAGACGTAGACCACGTTGGTATCAGGGTCATAGAAGGGTAACAGAGCTCCGTTGCTAGAGTCCAACTCTTGCAGGGCCATGGGCTCCCCGAAGTTTTCCTGGCACATGGGTTGAGGGGCAATCGGGCCAGGTCAGAACCTGCTTCATCCCCTCACCATCCCAGCCCTGCTTCGACACTGGCCCTGACCAGCCTCACATGCCAGCCGGCACTGCCCCTAACACTCTCACCCTCTGCCCACACGTTGTGCCCCACTGGGCCCCGctggctcccccccaccccgtggTCCCAGTTTTCCCTGACTCTTCCAGGCCTTCAGACAACTTCCAGGCCACCAACCAGGTGCTCAGAAAGTCCCCAGGGAGCCAGGCTGCAGGGCAGCACTAGCCCCTTCCCTGGGGGGCCCCTGGAGGTCACTATACAGGATAAGGCTGGGGGACAGAGCACTTCAGAGGAAGggctgggaggcttcctggaggagggggcctcTGCACTGGGGCTCCAAGGATAGCCAGAGTAGAAAGAGACAAGCAAAGGAGGGAGGGCCTTTCAGGGGCCAAGAACACTGCTGCGGGCAGATGTGGAGGCAGGCGGGGGAGTCCAGAGAGCAGGGACAGGGAGAGAAGAGGCCAGCAGGGCTGGGGTCCTGGATGCCTGGATGCCTGAGGGTCCAGGCTGAGAACCTGGGAGGGACAGGCCTCTCCAAGTGACTTCCACCCTGCTTGCCCAGGGTGGAGCCTGTCCTGCGTCCGCCCCCTCAGGGAGGCCACAGCCACTCACTGGGTCCCAGAGCGCCAGCTGCCGCTCGCTCATGCGGCTGAAGCCCGTGGTGAACACCTTGCCGTCGGCCAGGAAGATGGCCCGCATGGGCCGGGCTCCCTCGTGAGCCTTCTCCCGCTCCTGCGGAGGAGACGGAGGGATTGGCCTGTGCGGTGCCCGGAGAGAGCCCCTCGGCCGGTCCGCGGTCGTCCTCACCCTCCGGGCCGCATACCGCCACCAGGGTCCCCCGGCGGGGGTCGATGACGCGCACGCTCTTGTCCTTGCAGGCGGTGCAGAAGAGGCTGCCGTTGCGGTTCCAGCTGACGTTGTAGATGAGGTCGGGGTGCAGGCTGTCCAGGCGGTACAGCTCCTCGGCCGTGCCCACGTTCCAGATGAGCACCATGTTGTCGCAGCCTGCCAGGCGGGGGCGCCGTCAGCTCTGACCACTCTCTGGGCACCAGAGCCGGCGTTTCGACCTCCGTGGGCCTCAGCTTTCACGTGTGATGGGGCTGGGAGAGGGTGTGGCgatgggcggggcgggggcggggccagtggccagggggcggggccagggccaCAGTGCACACCTGCGCTTAGCAGCACATTGCGGGCAGTTGGGTGCCAGGTGACGATGCCCACTCTCTTGGTGTGCCCCTCCAGCACCACCACCGGCTCTGTCAGCGGGGAGACCAGCCCGTTCTCCGGGATCTGCCACACCTGTCGGggcgcgggggtggggtgggggaagcggGGAGGTCAGTGGAAGTCCCTGCTTGACCCCGCTGCCAGGAGCCTTGAACCATACTTGCGACCCCGCTCCGCCACCGCCCCACGCCTTACCATGACCATGCAATCCTCCGAGCCGCTGGCGATGACTTCGTCATTGTGGGGGCACCAGTCGATGTCCAGGACAGGTCCTGTGTGTCCACACACTGTCGGGTAGGCCTTGTCAATGCGACCGGTCTGCAGGCATGAGGGGAGGCTGTCAAGggggccccaggaggctccgtCCCTCCCAGAGCTTGAGTCCTCCCCTCCATGGATGCGGAATGACAGGGGGTGATGCCGCCCGCCTGGCACACAGGTGCCCTAGGTGTGACTCTCGCTCTGCCTGCTCCTGACCCACCTCCATCTCACAGGTGTCACCAGGTGAGCAGGAAAAGTTGCCTCTGACCCTGATTCcttggcaataaaaaaaaaaaaaaaaaaaaaaacccacaccttCTCCATGTGTGTTAGCACCTCCTGAGCAGTAAATCTGGATTCTAACACCTGCCCAGCAGTGTGGGGATGGGCACTTTATGGGCTGTGAAGTGCGTGGAGACCTGGCAGATGTAACCAAGCTGCCTCCGTCTCTCCCCAGCTGCGACGGGGCCCACCTTGCTTAGGGGGAGCACCAGGAAGGCGCCTCCCCCGCTGGCCTCCACAATCACTGCCAGGAACTTGGGGTTGACGGCGCAGAAGGTGCTGTCCCAGGTGACACGGGATACTCGGATGTCTTCATAGCACTGGTCATTCTTGACAGGCTGCCCAAACACATGTCGGAATTTGCTCTGCCGGACCACTTTGCGAAACATGACTGCAGGGTGGAGAAGCATAGGTCAGCCTTTGCCCATGCCGACAACCCCTAACCCTCCCAGGGCTCCAGGAAGGGTGGTGGGGAGGATGCAGCTGACGATCTGGTCCTTATAACCTGCCCAACTCTCAGTTTCCCCGGTTATAAAATAGGCTCACAGTACAGGTCTGGCTGCCTCTCTTCAAGGGGGATCTGAAGGTAGAAATGCATTGACCTCCAGCAAAGCCATTGCTGAGACCTGAGGGGTTTGGGGGGCCTCTCCCAGGCTCTGATATgtgtgggggaggtgggaggtgccCAGCCAGTGCAAGCCTAGCTTCTTGGTGGGTCTCAGTCGCCAGCAGGACCCTTTCCCCCCAGGATCTGGTAGCAGGGTGATGGGGAGGACAGACAGAAGAGGCAGGAATGATCTCTGCTGGGGCGCTGCATTAGGCCACAGTGCTGGGTCCCACGGAATGTGCAGTGCCTGCAGGAATGTGCACGGAACCCCAGGCCGGTCCAGGAGGTCCAGCAGGACTGGGCGGGGTCGGGGCGCCGCTCCCAGCCGCCGAGCCTCCGAGCTCGCTCGGAACTGGGTCCAAGGTGAAGCAGGAGTCTAACTTCAAGGATTCTGGCTCCTCAGCGGGGAGACTGAGCAGCCAAGGGGAGTTGGGACTGACGGTGGGGCGCCGCGGAGGGGAAGTGCTCCCAGACTTGCGACCCCCATCCCAGCTCCCCGCGATCTGCCCCCGAAGTCCCGCCCAACACCCCCGCCCGCGCCCCCAGCCCCATCCATCGCGCTCACCAGGGACGCCGAGAGGCTGCAGCACCGTCCTCGGGTGGCTCCGGATCCCAGTCTCTGGGAAGCAGGAAGCGGGAATCAGGAAGTGACAGAGGAGCAAGAGGaggggggggcagggggcggggcggggctcacgggggcggggccgaggtcACGCGTGGAAGGGCGGGGCTGGAGGCTGCGGGCTGGAGCCTGGTGGCCAGGAGCACGAGGAGAGCGGGCCGAAGACTCCGGGGGCACTGGGGCGGGCCCTGGGCGAGCCCCGCCCCTCCGAACTTCGGGTCCCTCTAGGGCAGAGCAGCAGGGGCCGGGATGAAGATGGGGTTGGAATAGTGCAGCCTGGCCGCAGACTCGAGCCGGCTCCCCGTCTTGCTCCTCTTGTCGGCCTCCTCAGTAGTCGCCAGGGTCGGGTGCAGCCCTGCCCTCCCAGTCCCCCGCCTCAATGCGTACTTCCCGATGGAGTCCACCTTGACTCCAAAatataccctgatgctgggaaagcctgatggcagaaggaggaggggcgacagaggatgagaccattggatggcaccaccgactcgatggacatgagtttgagcaagctccgggagatggtgaaggacagggaagcctggtgtgctgcactccaggGGGTGGCAAAgccagagtcggacaagacttagcgactgaaggaCAATATATTCCTGTGCCTCTTAAGTTACAGAGGTACCAGCTCTTGGTGCAATGTAAATAAAACAGCGGTGTTTTATGAGGCGAGTGGAAGGCCCAGCCCTCCCATTCTTCCTGGTGCACACACACCTTTGGGTCCTGCCCGGCCTccttaataaaaagagaaatagtgCTATGACCTCCAGACCCCTCACACCTTCCCCGCTTTCCTCAGCCACCTCCCTGCGAAGCCTGGAAGTTTGTCCCAGACACCTCCCTCCCCCTGGCCAGCTCCTGAGACTGGCCTCCCCAATCTACCCATCCCCTTCCCACCCTCGGAGgcgtcagttcagtcgctgtatGTTCTTAATCACTACCTTGTGTTATATTGTATAACTATTgtatatttgctttcatttattttttatttttggccacactaagaagcttgtggcatcttagttccctgatgaggaatAAAATCCACACCGTCAAGAGTGAACGtgagagttctaaccactggagtaccagggaattccctaattatctgtgtatttGCTGTTTGTCTGCCTCGTCCCACTAGGATGTCAGCAAATTGAGGACCACACTTGCCCTTGCTTCTCTCTGgatccccagcacctagaacaagACCTAGCACACAGTCTGTGTTCAATTAATgtatattgaatgaatgaatgaacagtagCTCTGAATGCATAATTGAAAAATGTTCATATTCACAGCTCTCAGAGTCCATGTCCGGTCCCTATGAAGGAGAGGGAAATATGTCTCTCATCTGTAGAAGGCATGAGTCTTCCAATGGGTCACAGGAGCCCAGCCCCATTGAGTGTGTTAGGAGTAAGGTGGAGGGGCTGTGGAATGTGGGGGTAAGCCCTCCTTTCATCCCCTCTGGCCTTGGGGATACATGTTTCCTCCAACACAAAACCTTCTTCTGTGGGCTAGCAGGAGAACTCCTCTTTATTTCACAAAACCCTTCATGATGCAACTCTTTCTCCTGGATAGCAAGTACCCATTATGAGTGGGGGTCCCTCCTGGGACCTTGAAGGAGGGATTCTCCAAGAGGTGGGGTTAGGAGGATGGACCAGAGTTGAAGCCAGGTGGCTGGCACTGAGGATTTAATCCCTGATATGCCTGCCATGTGAAAAGGCTTCAGGATCCCTACctaggagaaggaggaggggcacTCTGCAAGGGGGCCATAGCGCAGACCCTGCCCTCAGGAAGTGTACAAGTCCAATGGGACGGGGAGTGTGAAAACATTTGGAAAGTGGAGGAGGGGGCTGTGTGGTGGGGGGGCAATGCCTGGTGGGCAGGACGCTGCCACATGGGCTCTGGTGAGTCAGCACTGTCCCGGGCCTGAGTGAGACCCAGGGATGGCCACTGGCATAATCAAACTAATGGCTAACAATTATTaagcacttactctgtgccaggcaaggATCTGTGAACTTCACAGGGATTAACACTCAGAAAATGGAAccactattattattcccattttacagatgaggaaactgagtctcaaagAGGCTAAGAGCCTTGCTGAGGCTCACACCCCTGGTGAGTTGTGGAGAACCAGGATTCGAACAGCCTCTGAGGGGCACTGGAGGCCATGCCCTAATCCCATTCAAAATGGAAGGCTGGCTGGAAAAGCACTTGAcaagtgcttgataaatatttgctgaatgaatgaattcaacaAATTTGTGCCTGTCCAGAAATCTCTCTCCCACCAGGTTCAGTGGCCAGAATTCCAGGAAGTACTATGATTATGCTGCTagtatcaccaccaccaccacccagcctgcttccatccctgggtttggtTTATGATCACAACAGCCAAATTTGCAAAGGGAACATtatcaccccattttacagaggagaaaactgaggcaaaggCAGGCCTGGGAACCAGAACCCAGATCGTACTGAACCACTTCAGCCTGCGTTTGTAGCAAGCACTGCTGGGAAGGGTAGCACTTAAAAGGTCATTGTCCTTTACACCTACTGGTAAGGGCACCCCTCAGCTTATAAAGGTCACAATGCTGAGCTTAAGGgaaagggtggggggtggggggcgaaaGGAGAAAGAGTTCATGGTTTTACAACCCCAGTGACTGGGAGAAAGCTGGGTGGGGTGAGTGCCAGAAGAGAGTGACGGGTATGAAaaggaagtggggtgggggagtctGAAAATAGACCTTTAGCACTTCCTAGTTTTTCTTGCAGGGTCTGCAGCTGGAGACGGAAGAGGCCGGTTCTGCTTGGAGACACTGTGTGACCTCCAAGGGCCCTGTGCTGTCCCTGGAGCCACTGGTTCCAGGAGTTTTCTGCTGGGACATCTTCCCGTCTCTGTATCTGGGCTGAGAGTGTGGGAGGGGCTCAGGCAGAGGCAGGACCAGTGCACTCTGTGCCTCCTccgtggtggggggtgggcaggtgaACACTCATTGAACTCTTCAAATGTAGCAGACCTTGAAGTCCCCTGGAGCTGCCCAAGGCACAGAGGTGGGCCCAAGTTCTCTCAGGCCACCTGGCCAACTGCAGCCCAGAGCTGGTCATGGGCACAGCTGATCTGCCCGGAAGCTCACAGGATCCTAGGGGCTCCGGCCAGGTGCCCCCTCCTTCCATCATCCCCAGCCCCTGCATTCCTGGATGTCCACGAAGCATCTGTTCACTGAGTCCCTTCTGTATGCCAGTTCCTGCCAGCACCTACACaccttctcatttaatcctcacaatgccAGATGCAACAGGAGCTCGGAGGGTGAAGTGGCTTGTCCAGAGTCACCGGGAGCCAGATTGGAATCCAGGCTTGCTCGCTCTTGCCTCTGTGCTCACCACCTTGCTGAAGGAAGTCTGGCCCCAGCCTCACTGCCTGTTGGGGTGGGGGATTGGAAGAGAAGGCTGCCAAGTCTGTTTGTGGGCCGCTAAGGCCCCGGGCTCCCGATGGCTCCTGCATGCCTCCCTTCTCTTGTAGGGACTTCCTCCTGGGCTCCTTGTATCCAGAGGTCGGCATAGGGAGGAGGGCAaggagggaaggatggaaggaaggtcGGATCAAGCCTGAGGAAGCCACCCTGCCCGTCTTTCTCCTGCAGGACCGAGGCTAAAGAGGGGGCTGTCTGTGGGGCCTGGAGGGCATTGGAGAGCCGAACCCACAGGACACCATCACCTGTGGTAGCCTGCgtgggggggcggtggtgggCCACCGTGTCGGGGCCAAGCCTGCAGGAGCTTGCTGGGACCAGGGACGTGACGTTCAACAAACCGTTCGGGATTTTGGCTGCTTCATGTTCACGTCCCCCAAGTCCCGTCTGCCAGGCCCAAGGGACTCGGTAGGGGTTTTCCACGCGAACTTCCCCCACGGTACCCGTCCTCCTCTCTGATGGGCTGGTTCCTCCGTCTCCCCCGGCTCTTCTGCTGTCCTGGCAGGCCTGGACTTTCCCGAGCCCTCACGTGGGGCCCGCGCCCGGGGCCTCTTCTCGGGGAGCGCCGCTGGGGCCTTCTCCCTCAGAGGCAGCAGGCGCGGCCGGGTTCACGGGGGCCTCTAGGGTGGAATCCATGGCTGGCGTGGAGGAGGCTTCCTCACAGGCACTGGGGTCTGAGCTGGTAGTGGGCCCGGGGGGCTGGGCCTTGGGGCTTGCCTGTGACTGGGCCCCAGAATCCAGCTGGGGCTGGCCCTCGTCATCCTCCTGTGGCTGGGTCGCGGGGTTCACCCGGGTCTGGGCCGCGGGGTTCACCTGTGGCTGGGCCGCGGGGTTCACCTGTGGCTGGGTCGCGGGGTTCACCCGGGTCTGGGCCTCAGGGTTCACCTGTGGCTGGGTCGCAGGGTTCACCCGGGTCTGGGCCGCGGGGTTCACCTGTGACTGGGTCGCGGGGTTCACCGGGGTCTGGGCCTCAGGGTTCACCTGTGGCTGGGCCTCAGCCACTGGCCCTGGTACCGTCTGATCCCCAGAGTCCACTTGggtctgtggctcagctggcatgAAGCTGCCCGGCCACTCCTCACAGAGCGCGGCAGCAAAGGACGCGAGCACGGCGCGCAGCAGGGCCCGGAGGTCGGCGCTGgccaggaggcagaggaagggaCTGAGGCAGCTGCTCAGCAGGATCAGGTAGTCAGAGTAGACCAAGGCCTCCCAGAGCAGGTAGCCGGGGTAGAAGTCCCACAGGAAGGCCAGGTACAACAGCTGCGCCAGCTGGTAGGGCAGCCGCAGGACCACGTAGGCTGACAAAATGGTCTTGGCCACACGGGCGAAGCCGCGGCAggccggggccccaggctgctGGCGGCGGCAGGGCCGGCAGGCGGCCGCCTGGGTGAGCACGTGGCAGACGAGCAGCAccaggaaaggaaggaagccCCCCAGGATCTCCAGCATCCGCAGCGGCAGCTCCTCGCTGTCCCAGAAGTCCAGGCAGATGACCAGGTCGTACCACCAGACGGCGGCCTCGGGGAAGACCAGCCAGGGCACGCTGAAGAGGGTGGCCAGCACCCAGACCCCGGCACAGACCCAGAGGGGCAGGCGGGCCGGGCGGCACCCAGGGTACCAGCGAGGGCACAGCGCCAGCAGGCAGCGGTCCAGGCTGAGGGTGGCCAGCAGGAAGAGGCCGGAGGAGTAGGACACCCCCCAGAGGAAGTAGTAGAAGCGGCAGGCGGCCGTCCCCAGCGGCCAGTGCCCGCCATGCTGGATCTCCATGATCTGGAAGGCCGCTGCCGCCAGGAACAGGAAGTCAGAGAGAGCCAGGCTGAGCAGGAGCAGAGCGAGCCGCGTGCCTGCGCCCTGCCGGGCCTGCGAGCCGGCCAGCCACGCCATGAGACCGTTGGCCGGCAGCCCCAGGAGCAGCAGGGCCACCAGGAAGGCCGTGTCCCAGCCACCCTGGGGGTAGTCCTCGTCGTCGAGCTCTGTGCGGGGCCAGCGGCCAGGGGCACCCAGGTTGGCTTCCATAGCAGGGTCTATCTGGGGTCCCCAGTGTCTTACTGCACATGGAGTGGGCACCTGGTGAATCAATGAAGGCATGAATGactgaaaaggagagagaggatgCTGAGCATCTCCGTGAAACTCGCTGTCCCTCTCTGGGTCATCATCATCACCtttggagtggttagcctttgcCAGGGACTTTAAACAGATTAGCTTACCTAGCCTTCCTGCAATTCATCCTACAGGGAAGCAGAGGAAGGTGACCTATGCAAGGTCAGAGATAGGAATGTGAGCACCAGGACTCTAATTATTCTACTACCTGGGATCCCGCTGCATCCACACAGACCAAACCAGAGGCTTTCAAATTCATTTCAATACGATCTTATAGCAGAACTCCTGTGTGAACTAAAAGAGCATGCTCAGATTAAAGGAGGGCGAGCACCCTTAGGACTCCAGGGAACAGTTTAGAAACCGCTTGGgaaatccctggtggtccactggttaggacctGGCCTTTCCCTGCcgtgggcctgggttcagtccctggtggggggacTGAGATCCCTCAGACTGCATGGTGCGGCCAAAACAAAACCACCCCAAATGGTCAAAGCGTCGCAGGCTCCCTTTTTGTCTGTATCCTGAGTTCAAGAGTTTGAGAttcagacttccttggtggtccaatggttaaagatccatgctttcattgcaggggacaggggttcaatacctggtaggggaactaagattctgcaagccatgtggtacagtcaaaacaaacaaacaaaaagattccAAAGGGAAAGGCTGAGGGTCGCCTGGGCCCAAGAGTGGACAGGGAgtctggggcggtgggggggggggggctcccttGTCCCCTGGGGTTACTCATTAGAAAATGGGGTAAGGGGCTCAGCAGCATGATGAGGATGAGGGTGGCTGAGTCCCAAGAGGCCTGCTGCCCTCACCCTACCTCCTtagtggggggagggaggctcccTCTGAGGTGGAAAAACCAGATGTCCCGGAAATCCTGGGTCCTGCCTGTGGCCCATAGCTCAAGTCATTTGACCTTTAGCCTGtggtctccccacccccagggccctcACTCAGGCAGACCCCACTCTGCAAGCTCCAGTCCTTACTGGATCAGAGCCCAGGGCACCCCCTGAGGCCCCAGCTGGTGAGGCCTGGCTTACCTGTGAGGTGCAGGCCGCTGGCTGGAAGGAGCAGGGGGTGTCTGCCCCACGCCGGGGCCTGATGCCTGGTGCCCTGAGGCACTAAGGCTGCTGGCATGAAACCCAAGCTGAGAGGACATCAATCTTTCATGGGGCTGCTAACCGGGGAAACCCTAACCCTAGCCCAGTGGGGCCAAGTGACCAGCCAGGCCCCCCATCCTTGACAGGGCCAGATGGCCGAAACCCCCCTGCCTGGGCCCCTCCAGCTCAGAGCAGGCTCTGCGTCCCCCAGGGTGTACCTCCTCTGATGTCACCCCCGTGACCCTCAATCATCCGTGATCCCAAGCCCCTATGATCtggcctctcttccttcctttcacacACCCCCTGCTCCGGTCAGGAGGTCACCCACAGAGGGGTCACTtgtcctctctcccacctcccacctttgTACACACTCTTCCTCCTGCCTGAGCTGCTTCCCCATGTCCTGTGGTAGCTGAGTCCTGCTCATGTCAGACAACTGGGCTCTCTGACGCTTCAGCAATACTGCTCCCATTTAATAGATGAGGCAACTGAGACTTAGAGAGGTGAGTCTGCTGGGTCTCCCAGCTcatgagtggcagagctggagtcCGAAGCTCACTGCGGCCACTCTGTCCTGGCACCCTATGTTGCTGAGGATGTTTCCCTTGACTGATCGGCTCTGCCGATCTGGCCACCTGCAGGCAGGGGGCGGGATTAGGGCCGGGACTGCCTGACTCACTTACCCTAATCCCCCTCAGGGCCGGATCCTTGGTCATCAGCCCTTGGGGTGGCAGAGTATAAGCAGCTTTATGGGTCCTGAGAAGCAGGGGTGCTCCCTGGTGCCGCTTCTCTGAGCCCTGTTACCCCTCTCCACATGGCTGAAGAGCAGGTGAGGGGGCAGCATGGCCCTGACCCAGCTCCTGGACCACAGAAGCCCCCCGAGGGGGTCCTCGCTTCCAGTAGTGGCGCTGAGGGGCCCCCCTTAACGAGGAAGAGAAGCAGCAAGAGGGAGAAGGGGCTCCGAGGGTCCCGTAAGGTCACCGGCAGCTCTGGGGAGCAGACCCCCAAGCAGGGCCCTGAGGCCCTGGGGAGCAGCAAGAACCCCTCCAGGACCAGAGAAGGGCAGGAGGGGCCAGTCCCTTCGGCCCCTGGGCCGGGCCCTCGTCGCCAGTCCCACCGGCACCGTCCTGGCCCCCAGCACGATGCTGCTCAGAGGACATACGGGCCCCTGCTCAACCGCATCTTTGGGAAGGTCAGGGGGGCCCGGACCAAGGTTGGGgtgcctgggggtggggttgggactCATGGGCTCAGGTTCAGCCCACCCTCCCCCTAACACTCAGGCCTCCTCCAATTTCTGCTCCAGACTCAGGAGCCGGGTTGTGGGGGCAGGGTTTCcgcagtggggggcgggggggccggCGGCATGGCAGTGGGTGGAGCTAGACCACTAACCCAGGGATCTGTGGCAGCTCAGGGGGGCCCCCAGGAGCAGGAACGGGGTCAGCTCTTCTCCTGGGACTTCCGCTGCCTTCTCCGGCCCTTGTGGGACGGGCCCTGCCCAGGCCACCGcctccaggggctggaggaggaaggcTGGCCAGAGCCCTGAGTGGCCCCGGGGACATGCTGGACTATGCCCCTGCAGGACCGAGAGCTGGGCCCTGAAGAGCTGGATGGTGAGTGCCCCCCGCTGGGAGCGGCGGGTGGGCGGTGTCTCAGAGTCTGGCCGGCTGCCTGCGCCTGACCTCCCTCCCCTGCAGAGCTTCAGGCCGCCTTCGAGGAGTTCGACACGGACCACGACGGTTATATCGGCTACCGGGACCTGGGCGAGTGCATGCGGACGCTGGGCTACATGCCCACCGAGATGGAGCTCATCGAGGTCTCTCAACACGTCAAGATGCGGAGTCAGTGCTTGGCCCCGCCTccccggggtggggcggggcgggtggGCGGAGCCACCTGGCTTTGCCACCGGGGTCCTTTCCCAGTCTCAAGGTTACCGAAAGGAGGGGTGTTGGGCGGTGGCCCGGCAGTCAGACAGGGGTGGTGGTGGAGTggggggggtgggcggggagTGGCGTGGCAGTCTCCAGGACAGTTGGACGACGTTGGCCCCAGGACACGGAGGGTAGGGGGACTAGGAAGGCACCGGGTGATCCACGAGAGGTCCTCGGGACTCAGGTTGGGGACCCCCATCTCTGACTGAGATAAAACGGTCCGTGCTGGTACCAGCCACCTgcgctgtctctgcctctctctgatcATCCTGAAAAGAGTCTTTCAAGGTTTGCTGAGGCCGAACGGGAGAGAACCTTGGCCACTCCTTGCGATTAAATGTCCGACGGGCAGCCCTTGTgtgagtatcagttcagttcagtcgctcaatcgtgtccgactctttgcgaccccctggactgctgcactgccaggcttccctgtccatcaactctcggagcttattcaaactcatgtccatcgtgtcggtgatgccatccaaccatctcatcctctgttgtccccttctcctcctgccttcaacctttcccag includes the following:
- the GPR152 gene encoding probable G-protein coupled receptor 152; amino-acid sequence: MPAALVPQGTRHQAPAWGRHPLLLPASGLHLTVRHWGPQIDPAMEANLGAPGRWPRTELDDEDYPQGGWDTAFLVALLLLGLPANGLMAWLAGSQARQGAGTRLALLLLSLALSDFLFLAAAAFQIMEIQHGGHWPLGTAACRFYYFLWGVSYSSGLFLLATLSLDRCLLALCPRWYPGCRPARLPLWVCAGVWVLATLFSVPWLVFPEAAVWWYDLVICLDFWDSEELPLRMLEILGGFLPFLVLLVCHVLTQAAACRPCRRQQPGAPACRGFARVAKTILSAYVVLRLPYQLAQLLYLAFLWDFYPGYLLWEALVYSDYLILLSSCLSPFLCLLASADLRALLRAVLASFAAALCEEWPGSFMPAEPQTQVDSGDQTVPGPVAEAQPQVNPEAQTRVNPATQPQVNPAAQPQVNPAAQTRVNPATQPQEDDEGQPQLDSGAQSQASPKAQPPGPTTSSDPSACEEASSTPAMDSTLEAPVNPAAPAASEGEGPSGAPREEAPGAGPT
- the CABP4 gene encoding calcium-binding protein 4, with protein sequence MAEEQVRGQHGPDPAPGPQKPPEGVLASSSGAEGPPLTRKRSSKREKGLRGSRKVTGSSGEQTPKQGPEALGSSKNPSRTREGQEGPVPSAPGPGPRRQSHRHRPGPQHDAAQRTYGPLLNRIFGKDRELGPEELDELQAAFEEFDTDHDGYIGYRDLGECMRTLGYMPTEMELIEVSQHVKMRMGGRVDFEEFVEMMGPKLREETAHMLGLRELRIAFREFDRDRDGRITVAELREAAPALLGEPLVGPELDEMLQDVDLNGDGTVDFDEFVMMLSRH
- the CORO1B gene encoding coronin-1B, whose protein sequence is MFRKVVRQSKFRHVFGQPVKNDQCYEDIRVSRVTWDSTFCAVNPKFLAVIVEASGGGAFLVLPLSKTGRIDKAYPTVCGHTGPVLDIDWCPHNDEVIASGSEDCMVMVWQIPENGLVSPLTEPVVVLEGHTKRVGIVTWHPTARNVLLSAGCDNMVLIWNVGTAEELYRLDSLHPDLIYNVSWNRNGSLFCTACKDKSVRVIDPRRGTLVAEREKAHEGARPMRAIFLADGKVFTTGFSRMSERQLALWDPENFGEPMALQELDSSNGALLPFYDPDTNVVYVCGKGDSSIRYFEITDEPPYIHFLNTFTSKEPQRGMGSMPKRGLEVSKCEIARFYKLHERKCEPIVMTVPRKSDLFQDDLYPDTAGPEAALEAEEWVSGRDASPILISLREAYVPSKQRDLKVNRRNVLSDSRPATAPGTPRPGPSAPAASTNIAALSGSLAGARETGKLEEVMQELQALRALVQEQGARISRLEEQLGRIENGDA